A portion of the Leifsonia sp. EB41 genome contains these proteins:
- a CDS encoding SAM-dependent methyltransferase has product MDRSELVELLSPEGLRLLDSLPPYRSEKDVLAMVTDLRKQGHSPGLVAAVLTQAKLRKKAVGKFGEFASRMLFTEAGLEQATRLSVAARHAGRFRAAGLTRVADLGCGIGGDALALAALELEVTAVEADEVTAAIAAFNLAPFPSATVEHRRAEDVSLRAIDGVFLDPARRTPGHTDTDRLTDPDDYTPSLGFAYELATGRSVGLKLGPGFDRDLIPSTAEAQWVSADGQVVELGLWFGALARTGIRRAALVLRGDEANELTAEADSEDAETGELGEYLYEPDGAVIRARLIGDLARRLDGRMLGDGIAYITADEPVPTPFAAGFRILETLPFAEKDLKKALRARGIGTLEIKKRGVDVDPAALRTRLKLSGDRPATLILTRVAGRHTALLAERL; this is encoded by the coding sequence CCTGCGCAAGCAGGGCCACTCCCCCGGGCTCGTCGCGGCGGTGCTGACGCAGGCGAAGCTGCGCAAGAAGGCTGTGGGCAAGTTCGGCGAGTTCGCCTCCCGGATGCTGTTCACCGAGGCGGGGCTGGAGCAGGCGACGCGCCTGTCGGTCGCTGCGCGCCACGCCGGCCGGTTCCGGGCGGCCGGGCTGACCCGCGTCGCGGACCTCGGCTGCGGCATCGGAGGCGACGCGCTCGCCCTCGCGGCGCTGGAGCTGGAGGTCACGGCCGTGGAGGCCGACGAGGTGACCGCCGCGATCGCCGCCTTCAACCTCGCCCCCTTCCCCTCGGCGACGGTCGAGCACCGCCGGGCGGAGGACGTGAGCCTCCGCGCGATCGACGGCGTCTTCCTCGATCCTGCCCGCCGCACGCCCGGCCACACCGACACCGACCGGCTGACCGATCCCGACGACTACACGCCGTCGCTCGGCTTCGCCTACGAGCTCGCGACCGGCCGTTCGGTCGGGCTCAAGCTCGGCCCCGGCTTCGACCGCGACCTCATCCCGTCGACCGCGGAGGCCCAGTGGGTGTCCGCCGACGGGCAGGTCGTGGAGCTCGGGCTGTGGTTCGGCGCGCTCGCCCGCACGGGCATCCGCCGCGCCGCCCTGGTGCTGCGCGGCGACGAGGCGAACGAGCTGACGGCGGAGGCCGACAGCGAGGACGCCGAGACCGGCGAGCTGGGCGAGTACCTCTACGAGCCGGACGGCGCGGTCATCCGCGCACGCCTGATCGGGGACCTGGCCCGGCGGCTCGACGGCCGGATGCTCGGCGACGGCATCGCCTACATCACGGCCGACGAGCCCGTGCCGACGCCGTTCGCGGCGGGCTTCCGCATCCTGGAGACCCTGCCGTTCGCCGAGAAGGACCTCAAGAAGGCGCTGCGGGCGCGCGGGATCGGCACGCTGGAGATCAAGAAGCGCGGCGTGGACGTCGACCCGGCCGCGCTCCGGACGCGTCTCAAGCTGTCCGGCGACCGTCCCGCGACCCTGATCCTGACCAGGGTCGCGGGACGTCACACGGCGTTGCTCGCCGAGCGCCTCTGA
- a CDS encoding DUF4190 domain-containing protein has protein sequence MSDPNTPSGAPEPEGTDGSTPAQPVSPSSDIPPAAAPDGVPPTPPVAPPAPPAPPVAPGYGAPQQPYGQQPQQPYGQQPQQPYGQQPYGQQPQQPYGQQPYGQQQPYGQQPGQPGQPGYGQPAYGQPAPGYTQPYATAPATKSPILSILSLVGGILGIVLNLAFGIGALFGVAAIVLGFIGRTKEPQAKGFWLTGIILGFVSVAIAIIFWIFWGILVANLSNTYRY, from the coding sequence ATGTCCGATCCGAACACCCCGTCCGGCGCCCCGGAGCCCGAAGGGACGGACGGCAGCACGCCGGCCCAGCCGGTTTCGCCGTCCTCCGACATCCCGCCTGCGGCGGCGCCCGACGGCGTCCCGCCGACGCCCCCGGTGGCGCCTCCTGCGCCGCCCGCTCCGCCGGTCGCGCCCGGGTACGGCGCGCCGCAGCAGCCGTACGGGCAGCAGCCGCAGCAGCCGTACGGGCAGCAGCCGCAGCAGCCGTACGGCCAGCAGCCATACGGGCAGCAGCCGCAGCAGCCGTACGGCCAGCAGCCCTACGGTCAACAGCAGCCGTACGGCCAGCAGCCCGGCCAGCCCGGCCAGCCCGGTTACGGTCAGCCTGCCTACGGCCAGCCCGCGCCCGGCTACACGCAGCCCTACGCGACGGCGCCCGCGACCAAGTCGCCGATCCTCAGCATCCTGTCGCTCGTCGGCGGCATCCTGGGCATCGTCCTGAACCTCGCGTTCGGGATCGGCGCCCTTTTCGGCGTCGCTGCCATCGTCCTCGGTTTCATCGGCCGCACCAAGGAGCCGCAGGCCAAGGGCTTCTGGCTCACCGGGATCATCCTCGGATTCGTCTCGGTCGCCATCGCGATCATCTTCTGGATCTTCTGGGGGATCCTCGTGGCGAACCTGTCGAACACGTACCGGTACTGA
- the rimI gene encoding ribosomal protein S18-alanine N-acetyltransferase yields MSEPRPSAPSWQLRRATEADVDAIMLLERETFVTDAWSEQSMRSEVTGAHGYYLVAVGLDDPDRIDGYAGLLAPRGAGEGDIQTIAVAPHARRHGLGRALMHALIGEARNRGAREVFLEVRADNPGAQTLYRTLGFEEIGVRPRYYQPDGVDAIVMRLTVPTPETTIA; encoded by the coding sequence GTGAGCGAGCCGAGGCCGAGCGCGCCGTCGTGGCAGCTCCGCCGCGCCACCGAGGCCGACGTCGACGCGATCATGCTGCTGGAGCGCGAGACTTTCGTCACCGACGCCTGGTCGGAGCAGTCGATGCGCTCCGAGGTGACCGGGGCCCACGGGTACTATCTGGTCGCCGTCGGGCTGGACGACCCGGACCGCATCGACGGCTACGCAGGCCTGCTCGCGCCGCGCGGTGCGGGCGAGGGCGACATCCAGACCATCGCCGTGGCGCCGCACGCGCGGCGGCACGGCCTCGGGCGCGCCCTCATGCACGCGCTCATCGGGGAGGCGCGCAACCGCGGAGCCCGCGAGGTGTTCCTGGAGGTGCGCGCCGACAACCCCGGCGCGCAGACCCTCTACCGCACGCTCGGCTTCGAGGAGATCGGCGTGCGCCCGCGCTACTACCAGCCGGACGGGGTGGACGCGATCGTCATGCGCCTGACCGTCCCGACCCCGGAGACCACGATCGCATGA
- the tsaB gene encoding tRNA (adenosine(37)-N6)-threonylcarbamoyltransferase complex dimerization subunit type 1 TsaB yields MLLAIDTSAGTSVAVVDRDGGILAEVTEPDTMRHAEVIGDLIAAALDASGTRADGLSGVVAGMGPGPFTGLRVGIAAATAFAFGAARPLVPVVSHDAVAYERYLAGHAGPLLVVTDARRRERYWTAYAGVDEHGLPVRLDGPGLDKPDALPHPDLPREEAATVSAGLLGMIAELRFAAGLPFDRDEPLYLRSPDVTLSAGPKRVSA; encoded by the coding sequence ATGCTCCTCGCCATCGACACCTCCGCGGGCACGAGCGTCGCCGTGGTCGACCGTGACGGCGGCATCCTCGCCGAAGTGACGGAGCCGGACACCATGCGGCACGCCGAGGTCATCGGCGACCTGATCGCCGCGGCACTCGACGCCTCCGGCACGCGCGCGGACGGACTGTCCGGCGTCGTGGCGGGGATGGGGCCGGGTCCCTTCACCGGCCTCCGGGTCGGCATCGCGGCCGCGACCGCCTTCGCGTTCGGCGCCGCCCGCCCGCTCGTCCCCGTCGTCAGCCACGACGCGGTGGCGTACGAGCGCTACCTGGCCGGTCACGCGGGCCCGCTGCTGGTCGTGACCGACGCGCGCCGCCGCGAGCGCTACTGGACGGCGTACGCGGGTGTGGACGAGCACGGCCTCCCTGTCCGCCTCGACGGCCCCGGCCTGGACAAGCCGGACGCGCTGCCGCATCCCGACCTGCCGCGCGAGGAGGCCGCCACCGTCTCCGCCGGCCTGCTCGGGATGATCGCCGAACTGCGCTTCGCCGCCGGCCTCCCGTTCGACCGCGACGAGCCGCTGTATCTGCGCTCGCCGGATGTCACGCTTTCCGCCGGGCCCAAGCGGGTGAGCGCGTGA